atttctttCCTACCAATTTCGGAGTCTTTCACCGCATCTAAAAGTAAAATTCTTGCAGTTGTATGAGCCTGACATTTGAACATCAGAATGTTCTTCTTTAATATACGCTAgataataaactgtttttaactATACTTCAGATTGCCCCCGTGACCACGGAAGAGGTTCTGAACCAGCAGACCTGCTTGCAAGTCAACGGCTCGCAGAACTATGAAATTGAAATACAGGCGGTGCTCCCGAACATGAAGGACTTCAAGTTTATTGGTGAGGGTTTATTCAGTGCATATATGTACATCCCGTTAAAGTTATTCCCGTAAAATTTGAGTACTGTATTTAAGTTAATCCAACCATTTAAGAAAAAGGAGTTTTggcttgaaataaaataatatagaaatggACTAAATTCAAAAGGTGATACTTTAAAGcgataaatcttaaaaaagaaatgaaatttcacaaatattcataaCTAATATTGCGGTCGCCTgacgaaaattgttttaaaaaagacaGAGCCTTGTCTGCTAAAAGTCCAAAAACTATATTATCCGTCACAAATATTAACCAAAACatcatctttttatttaaaggaacCGAAACGATGCAAGACTCGGACACAGCTAAATGGCAGATGGTGACGACAATAGGTCAGAAGCTGAACAAATACACGATGTGGGTGAAGTACAGGAAGTCGCTCAAAGTCAAGGGAGAGTCCATACCTATACCAGTCAGGtaactataagaaaaaaatcaataaacatttattgtaagGCACATGCTATAGTCTTCCATACTTTGTGAAGGAAACGAttccatttattataattaaaaagaaatacagtaCGTAGCCCTAATTAGTTATCTCCACAATTTGCATTAATTATGTAGCTACTTTAGGGCGACCACACCTGTTCTTCTATTGCATAGGGCTGGACGGTCCCTAGTAGATTCCCCATCACATCTAAGATTAAAGTTCTCATCGAGGCCTCTGCATGTTCTGTGAACTAGACGTTTTAGGAGTAGTCGTTTTGAGAAACTCACTATTTGGGAACTGGTCGTTTTGGGAAGTGGACGAAATgggaaataaacattttctgaACTGGACGTTTTGGCAGAGTGAACGTTTTGGGAAGTTGTCGTTATGAACCTAATGGGTTGTACCTGTGCCCCTCTGTACACCTTTAAAAAGGATATTTCCATggatgaaaaaatatacaaagaaatCCTTGGATTtccagtataaaaaaaataactttttacttaaTAGTTAAGTACAAAAGAAATAGATAATAGGATAATTGAACTCACATCTATAATAATTtctcttttgttaattatatcaattttacCTCATATATAACAATTGTCTGCCCGTACAGTTGATTGTATACCTATATTTGTGGTTCAGATACGAGATGAAAGGCTACAACTCGCTCCTGGGCTCGCACTACGACCACTACTACATCGAGTACACGGACTATGACGTCGAGGAGATTGACCCCGAGGTGTTCACCATCGACGCGTGTGAGTAACACTCTACAGTACGTTATACAGGGTGCTGACTACCTGTATACAACTATTATGTTGGTGTATATAAGAGAACAGTGTGTTATTGAGTTTGCTCCCACACTGTTCTTGGAAATAACTTTCTTTAAGACTACAGTCAGTTGGGtgtcaatttgataaaaaagttacaaattagaccgtcagatagatttccaaaaaatatcggaTTCGTAGTTAGTTCAAATCttgagtgacgtcacttaccagtatttTTTGAGACAAGTGACGTTACTAACCCCCCTCCTACATAGTTTTACCGTTCTTGACGCGCTTCATCTTCgtattgtttacttatttaagaaatacaaataactttctttttttcaacTTCTGTTGCGGCAATAACACTTACGCGGGCAGAACCGCACGTAAAAACtatgttataaatgtatttcatcTATGTCTGTGCAGCCATGCAGTGCTCATCGTTCCCGGGCCCCGGTAACCGCCACTACGCCACCTTCAACCCTATGATGGAGTTCATGCATCCCGCCAACGAGGAACATGTACACCATGAGTTTGCCAGGTAAATATCATATCAGCAGCTTTATCAATTCAGCATTGAAACCCAGGGCCGGATccaggggcccaggggcccctaggccaaaaaaatatcgagctttttttaagATGCCTACTTTGGCCACAGTTATTAAGAAgtgggcttctaccgtggtttcatttcttttttatttcatcgggagtgctgggctcctagtcatagtggtgggtccctggtcatagtgggcacCTAGGCACTgacctaaagtgccttatggataatacggcactgttGAAACTCACTGCTGGACATGATCTGTCTCAAGTGAGCTAATAAGGTCTTAAGgttatattattgcagttgtggaagtgtgaTAGCGCACTATATGGAGTAGAACGGTGCCTCCTTTTATTAACTGCAAAATAAGATTACTTGAAAAGGTTAGGGCATTGTTTCTGGTCTGCATTTACTAGTGAGAGGAATAGAAAATAAAGTGTTTGccccaaacatttttttttaggggAATTAAGTTGTTatgtctctatttttttttcaatgtttaagTCTCTATCTTTCTCCAAAGTTTGgttaaaacttagttttttatttaaatgttataatggTTTTTTGTTAAGGTTTAAGAAGAAGCACGGCAAAGAATATGTTACCGACGTCGAGCACGAGAAGAGACTGAACATCTTTAGACAGAACTTAAGGTATGTACTGATTTGTATATTTACCGCCAACTATCCCTACAACTAAAATGTTTGcgcggttagccgagtggttgaggtaaccatgTCAAAACCATTGTGCGCGACGTGATgtaagttcgatccccgcgtaagccAATCcttgtgtgttccacgaataCATGTCCTGAGTCATGTAAATGGAATGTTTGTGGAGAAAAAATTACcctcgtgacacaaggattaagttccttactGTGAGAgcagttttttattgaaatgaaactacttttagggattttttcgcggtttaattttagattttaattcccgacgtttcgaaacctttgcaggtatcatggtcacgggcagactgagatggcgttcgtcttgacagaagatgttgttcgttctaccttcatattttaattaattatttgtggtccgacctacgcagtatgagctcactgtgtcttgatgtcttgcagctcttgggtttggccttgagtttatttattattggatcccaagtaggtcatatcttccagccatcttctctattgaaattagggtgttttttaatctcaatagcctcgcgaaacatcctaggtaggaatttggattctttagcgaggatctgtggttggtcaaatctaatataatggttggaaccttcagcatgttcggcgactgcagacttcgttgagcggcggtgtttgacgtcagctatgtgttctttaacgcgggtccctatgcttcgtttggtttgaccgatgtaagagaggccgcagtcacaatctagtttgtatactcctgcatcttgtagaggtatgtgacacttgacggatggtaaggactggctaaacatcttgggcggcttgaagtatgttttaattgaagctcgcttcaggatgtaaccaatcttgtcagtgactcctctgacatatggtagtacagcaggcaaacgatcaacagtggctggcttcagtcggtttctgtgacggggccgtggaacttggagcttgttgtctcgcagtacttgcttgacgtgttgaagctcagcggcaaggtgtctgtcatcacagagtccgtgtgctctctgaaacaaagattttcccacggtagctaactgtttagggtggtggtaagattcaccgtttaagtacctatctgtatgggtcttttttcgatacacggtgtgacttatggtctgatcaggatttcttttaactaatatgtctaagaaggcaagagatttattatcctccaactccatagtgaaatgaattttgttattgatggagttgagatgttttaaaaatgcatttacttgactagatggtaaaactgtgaaagtatcatctacgtaccgtttatagaacctgggagtgaaaggaactgtttttaaggctgtctcctcgaagtcttccataaatatatcggcgactacaggggatacaggcgagcccatcgctacaccatctatttgtacatagaatttattgttccacagtagctagccagatgtgaggcagtgctcgagaagttctgcatattctagaggtaggttgttctctgctagcttcttggaaacaatttcaatacaatccttaactggtaggcatgtaaacaaggattgtacgtcgaaactaaccattacttcattgtcatgaagatgtagatgtttaatctcattgacaaagtggtatgaatccttcacaaacgctgtagtgttgcctctgagtggtgagagtgttttcgcgacgtgttgagccaatctgtaggttggtgtgtcgatttggcttacaataggacgtagcggggcgtttggtttatgtatctttggcaacccatacagtttaggtggttttgcgcatgtaggtattaagtaggtaacatctagacttaatgcttcggagtgtttcttaaccaaggcggtggtagttgtcaacacctttttggtaggatcagttttcactggtttatatgtacttgcgtccgacaatagatcttctattttagcattgtagtccgatgtatccatgacgaccgtagcgtttcccttatctgcacggagtatagttacatcttgtctgtttttgaggttctttaaagcgagatgttcggctttagggaggtttggtttgggcactacacttcgacgtaaaacagatgatatatcttggcgtatcgcctccaaatcttccttcctcacgttattgttgaacaggcaagtctcaacattgcaaataatgtcctcgtacggtattatacgcggtgttacagcgaaatttaaacctttttgtagtacgacacaccaacctacagattggctcagcacgtcgcgaaaacactctcaccactcagaggcaacactacagcgtttgtgaaggattcataccactttgtcaatgagattaaacatctacatcttcatgacaatgaagtaatggttagtttcgacgtacaatccttgtttacatgcctaccagttaaggattgtattgaaattgtttccaagaagctagcagagaacaacctacctctagaatatgcagaacttctcgagcactgcctcacatctggctagctactgtggaacaataaattctatgtacaaatagatggtgtagcgatgggctcgcctgtatcccctgtagtcgccgatatatttatggaagacttcgaggagacagccttaaaaacagttcctttcactcccaggttctataaacggtacgtagatgatactttcacagttttaccatctagtcaagtaaatgcatttttaaaacatctcaactccatcaataacaaaattcatttcactatggagttggaggataataaatctcttgccttcttagacatattagttaaaagaaatcctgatcagaccataagtcacaccgtgtatcgaaaaaagacccatacagataggtacttaaacggtgaatcttaccaccaccctaaacagttagctaccgtgggaaaatctttgtttcagagagcacacggactctgtgatgacagacaccttgccgctgagcttcaacacgtcaagcaagtactgcgagacaacaagctccaagttccacggccccgtcacagaaaccgactgaagccagccactgttgatcgtttgcctgctgtactaccatatgtcagaggagtcactgacaagattggttacatcctgaagcgagcttcaattaaaacatacttcaagccgcccaagatgtttagccagtccttaccatccgtcaagtgtcacatacctctacaagatgcaggagtatacaaactagattgtgactgcggcctctcttacatcggtcaaaccaaacgaagcatagggacccgcgttaaagaacacatagctgacgtcaaacaccgccgctcaacgaagtctgcagtcgccgaacatgctgaaggttccaaccattatattagatttgaccaaccacagatcctcgctaaagaatccaaattcctacctaggatgtttcgcgaggctattgagattaaaaaacaccctaatttcaatagagaagatggctggaagatatgacctacttgggatccaataataaataaactcaaggccaaacccaagagctgcaagacatcaagacacagtgagctcatactgcgtaggtcggaccacaaataattaattaaaatatgaaggtagaacgaacaacatcttctgtcaagacgaacgccatctcagtctgcccgtgaccatgatacctgcaaaggtttcgaaacgtcgggaattaaaatctaaaattaaaccgcttcatttcaatgtctaacattcgcgtaaacctaagaaaccagttttttttaaagaaaaaaaaaatatttataaggtcAAACCTGTATGAGCACTAATGTTGTCATGTATTCTGCAGACTAACCCGTATGTGTGTCCCTAGATTCATCCACTCGCACAACCGCGCGCGGCGTGGCTTCTCCCTGGCCGTGAATCACCTCGCGGACCGCAGCGACACCGAGCTGGCCGCGCTGCGCGGGAGGCGCTACAGCGGACCTAACAGCGGTGAGCTCACTTGTACTACACCCTACACACGCTCACACGTGTCCGTCTGTTTGTCTGACTATCTGTCTGGCTAACTGTCCCTGGCATCCTAACAACCGAATAGATCgaggttacagagaaactacccggcaaccggctgtcatggtatggacATGTTATGCAGAGGAATGAGAGTCATGTGGTGAGACAAATGTTGAGCATGAATGTGAACACATATATATAGATAGGGGAAGACGACGACCATGGAAACGACGTGTgaattgtgtaaaagacgaaATGGCTGCAGAGTGTtacttgtgagatgacgtcagatagaaaggtatggaaaaagaagacatgttgcgccgaccccaaataaaataattgttataagaGCAGGGGACTTGTGGAATGCTGACGTAGGTCTTCGGTTATACAGATTCTGAAAGTATATCTTCATGTggtttttattcttatatcaAGTATAGACAAGTTTATGTGATGACTTACTAAcctccaacaaaaaaaaaatagattcttATCTCATgcactcaaaatcaaaagtttttgtcTCAAATAGGCCTTTTTCTAGGTacttttgaaactttaaaatagtgactctagttgcacggtaaaagtgtcattcttatatAGAAGAACCGGTAAGAACGttaactcttttaaaaataaaatattaccgtATTCTTCACTCACTCGAAATATAACACTGAACGATCTGTGTGTATGTTATTGTTATACATTATGTGTTATTGTGGCCCCAGGGCTCCCGTTCCCGTACAGCGAGTCCCTGATCCGGGCGGAGGCTGACAAGCTGCCCACAGAACACGACTGGAGGCTGTTCGGGGCTGTCACGCCCGTTAAAGGTAACACCTACATGTCTATACTGTACTTAAAAGTAAAGCTTATGAATGTAAATGTAGGGTTGTATTTACAGTAcacattttgtatattattctaTCAGTATAAGTAGATAGTATTTTACTAGGTTTTGTGAAtgttaatctaaaataaaagttaaggtTAAATAACCCGTAACTTTATCGAGAAATAAGCTAaattttttttgaagtaaatctTTATGCGCTGCTAGGAGGTGCAACAAAAATCCGTTACGGCAATACAGTGTCACTTTTCTGTACCATCcggtttttaaatgattttgttttttgatttgtcattaaatagttatcaatcaatcattttttttttaagttttatccCGTCGCGTGTGACTTTCGCGGTATGGTAGTTTGGAACTTATTTAACAAGACGGCTTTAatagatttgtttaattttagaagcCATTCTTGTCTTAATCGCATTATAATATATGAGTCTTGACCTTTTCTCTAACACAAGCTTTCTTAGCTTAACCGGAGATTCCAACCTGACCTGTATCAGGTCCGACTAACCTATCTCCCAGCTAGTCCTCGCTCACGTGAGCCTGCCTGTCCCACAGACCAGTCCGTGTGCGGGTCGTGCTGGTCGTTCGGTACGTCTGGCGCGGTGGAGGGCGCGCTGTTCCTCAGTAACGGCGGACAGCTGGAGAGGCTCTCGCAGCAGGCGCTCGTCGACTGCTCCTGGGGGTACGTAGCCTTACACAGACTAACTAGATACGACAGGtcttgggggggggggggtgtaAACAACGTCACACTAAGCTATCAaagcggacaacatcacatacattgttcagAAACCAAagtgctaaagcacttgtgttatggaattcagatacaacggaGGTTTACAttaacccgaccggggatcaaacccggaACCTTAGAGCTCCATCTTTAAACctgtgcgtacgccactcgaccgcATCTTACCCCCGTGTCATCCTTAATGCTTCAAATTTAGAGtgttaaatcattaaaaacgaTATTTATCGGCGACCGGTGACCTACACGGCTCTCAAAGCTTTAGTACATAAATGGATTTTCAATTCTGACACAAAACTTTTTGCGCCTCCCGATCGTTCACGAACACAGGACGTAACCTTTCCATCGATCTCAAACTAACAATGTTTGTGGTTGTCAGTTTCGGTAACAACGGCTGCGACGGCGGCGAGGACTTCAGAGCCTACCAGTGGATCATGAAGCACGGCCTGCCCACTGAGGAGGCCTACGGCGGGTACTTGGGACAGGTAACGATAAGTCTTCTGAACGACGTTTGCAGTCTGAAGTGACAATTTACTAACTAACTGTAATATCTCCGTACTTTGTGAtttaggactccggttgggtccgaaactagtcaggcactCCCGATACATACGCATGAGTAAATGACATCATTCTAAAGACTGAAATTTTTAgagaaaaattattattaccaatattttaaattaagtgttaTTCTTGTAGGACGGCTACTGTCACATGGACAACGTGACTATCGCGACTAAGATCAAGGGCTGGGTGAACGTGACCACCAACAATGAAAACGCACTCagggtaagttttattttaaataggccgttttcctggcacttttaaaacgttacagtggTGACTCTAGTTGCGTGTTTCTAAAGTGCCATTCTTATGACACTCCATaattactcttaaaaataaaatattacagtaacattgtacattattatataatgtttgcaaaaacagcgtaaattagcaaaactaGTATCAAATAGTAATATCGACATtcacgttaaaaaaaattacaagtcaTACAATCTTTTTGTATGTCTTGTAATGCATTATATTCATCTGTTTTCAGTTGGCGATCTTCAAGCACGGCCCTATTTCCGTGGCCATCGACGCCGCGCACAAGACATTCAGCTTCTACTCGAACGGTGTCTACTACGAGCCCGAATGGTGAGTCTGGTTTATGATacggactgcacggatagtcgagtggttgaggtcatcacgctaaatccactgtgcgcaacgtgtcgcgggttcgatccccgcgtaggatagcgtttgtgtgatacgcatatgcttgttccgagtctgggtgtctttgtgcatgtgaattgtatgtttgtgaaatctcaCGCGActcaatgattaaattcctgagtgcgtgagtgtttttctttttttttaaatattgataattatcaCTCACTACTACCTATAAAACAGGGGTTTA
The genomic region above belongs to Trichoplusia ni isolate ovarian cell line Hi5 chromosome 5, tn1, whole genome shotgun sequence and contains:
- the LOC113494464 gene encoding digestive cysteine proteinase 2 gives rise to the protein MLLPIFCALICAAVGHIDKDSPPQWNPVYTVKGLLYIPYAELREPFYTWYDSKAGKSRIDYYGTMVKTYQFAASAYKPYGTSIKIAPVTTEEVLNQQTCLQVNGSQNYEIEIQAVLPNMKDFKFIGTETMQDSDTAKWQMVTTIGQKLNKYTMWVKYRKSLKVKGESIPIPVRYEMKGYNSLLGSHYDHYYIEYTDYDVEEIDPEVFTIDASMQCSSFPGPGNRHYATFNPMMEFMHPANEEHVHHEFARFKKKHGKEYVTDVEHEKRLNIFRQNLRFIHSHNRARRGFSLAVNHLADRSDTELAALRGRRYSGPNSGLPFPYSESLIRAEADKLPTEHDWRLFGAVTPVKDQSVCGSCWSFGTSGAVEGALFLSNGGQLERLSQQALVDCSWGFGNNGCDGGEDFRAYQWIMKHGLPTEEAYGGYLGQDGYCHMDNVTIATKIKGWVNVTTNNENALRLAIFKHGPISVAIDAAHKTFSFYSNGVYYEPECHNKVEELDHAVLAVGYGILKGQKYWLIKNSWSNMWGNDGYVLMSTRDNNCGVQAAPTYVLI